A region of the Anaerobiospirillum thomasii genome:
TATACTGTGTATCAAAAAGATCTGCATATCTTTTTTTAATAATCTGCTCTGTGGCCTCATTAGCTGTCCTAAGGCATAGATCTTCATCGCCAGCGCGTTTGAACTCCAGGATTATAGCTCTTTTATACATAAAATCTTTAAGTATAATATCGCTATAACCAATACCGCTCTCGCTCTCATCTAGTACCTTAATATTGTTCTTTTGTGCGGCGCTAATTAAAAGACCCTGCATCAAGCCATGATAGTATTGCTCAGAGCCTGAGTGTCTTATACTTATATAGACTCTCAGAACAGAGTTTATAATAGCCTGAGCCTTGTCAATATCATTGCCCATCAGTGCCTCTAAAAGCTTAAAGCCTTCATCTTTCCAGCTATCATTGTCATTAGAATATAAGTAAGAGAATTTGGTCTCAAAAGCCTTTCTTACTTCATAATTTGGTATTTTCACACTCACATATTCAAAAAGCTTTGAATTTTCATCAAAGGTGACATAGCCTGTTTGCAGCATCATGGTACAAAAGGTATCAAAGCTCATACCTTGTTTAATATCAGGATAAACACTAAATTCAGAGAGTTTTATTAAAACTGATTTATCATCCATTAAATCCTGTAGCTTTTGTATATTGTCAGCATCATTAGCCTCTATTGAGTTTTTAGTGTACAGAGTGATAATGTCATTACCTGAGCTGTTAACCCAGAAAGGCTTTGGTTCATCGTTACCATCTGTTAATGAAAAACAGTATTCCATTAAAGACCATGGGCAGTAGACATAATCATTGCCAAATCTATAGCCGTTATACCACTTTTTAATCTCATCTTTTTTAGACTCTACACCAAAGTCATCAAGGATTTTATCTGTCTCCTCCTGTGTAAAGCCAAAGAAGGATGAGTAAAGCTCATCGTTTACATTAAAGGTGGTAAAGTTATTAGCATCAGTAAAGACACTTTGATGGGCAATTTTTAAACAGCCTGTAATAATACCCTTATACAGCCAGGCATCAGGATCCTGCTTAAAGGTATTAACACTTATATCACGGATAATGCCAAGCATTTTATTATAGTAAGGCTTCTCAGCCACAACTGCCTTTTGCAATGGCACATCATACTCATCTATGAGAATTAAAACTTGTCTGCCAAACTCTGTATAGAGCATATCTGCAAGTGTTGGTATGAAGGTTCCACAATAAGATATTGCCTTATCAAGCAAAGCATCATTTTTTAATTCACCTTTGTGTTTGAAACAAAAATTGTAAATACTTAAAAAAAGATCCTTTTGCGCCTGAGGAATTTTTTTACTATCAGCAAGAAACAGAAAATATTTATACAGCAGTGCTATCTTAGTAATAATTTTATCAACGGCCTGATGAAAACATAGGC
Encoded here:
- a CDS encoding AAA family ATPase, producing MIKNNGTDVLSGEENFASHILNNGYYVDKTSYLSDLFVKRRGKNALFTRPRRFGKTLNMSMIKVFCELNYKNPGDTSYQQKLFIDNGRNLAVAQDEYKELRDKVMGQLPVIYVSFRGVEGLCFHQAVDKIITKIALLYKYFLFLADSKKIPQAQKDLFLSIYNFCFKHKGELKNDALLDKAISYCGTFIPTLADMLYTEFGRQVLILIDEYDVPLQKAVVAEKPYYNKMLGIIRDISVNTFKQDPDAWLYKGIITGCLKIAHQSVFTDANNFTTFNVNDELYSSFFGFTQEETDKILDDFGVESKKDEIKKWYNGYRFGNDYVYCPWSLMEYCFSLTDGNDEPKPFWVNSSGNDIITLYTKNSIEANDADNIQKLQDLMDDKSVLIKLSEFSVYPDIKQGMSFDTFCTMMLQTGYVTFDENSKLFEYVSVKIPNYEVRKAFETKFSYLYSNDNDSWKDEGFKLLEALMGNDIDKAQAIINSVLRVYISIRHSGSEQYYHGLMQGLLISAAQKNNIKVLDESESGIGYSDIILKDFMYKRAIILEFKRAGDEDLCLRTANEATEQIIKKRYADLFDTQYTQVYGIGIGFCRKYCEIASLGNIAKQAKAD